A region from the Toxotes jaculatrix isolate fToxJac2 chromosome 2, fToxJac2.pri, whole genome shotgun sequence genome encodes:
- the LOC121191527 gene encoding SRSF protein kinase 3-like: MDHLLTSGAPPAWITSLTIIELLGPIPLPFALSGRYSREYFNRRGELRHISSLKPWGLFEVLLEKYEWPLDQAAQFSDFLLTMLELQPERRATAAQCLQHAWLRT; encoded by the exons ATGGACCACCTGCTGACATCTGGAGCACCGCCTGCATgg ATCACATCGCTCACAATCATCGAGCTGCTCGGCCCGATCCCTCTGCCCTTCGCTCTGTCTGGCAGGTACTCCAGAGAGTACTTCAACAGGAGAG GTGAGCTGCGTCACATCTCCAGCCTGAAGCCGTGGGGTCTTTTTGAGGTTCTGCTGGAGAAATACGAGTGGCCGCTGGATCAGGCGGCTCAGTTCAGTGACTTCCTGCTGACCATGTTGGAGCTGCAGCCTGAACGCAGAGCGACTGCAGCGCAGTGTCTGCAGCATGCATGGCTGCggacgtga
- the LOC121187321 gene encoding SRSF protein kinase 3-like isoform X1, with product MLIAAVGAGTRNSASTGKKHRRRGKKHRRVRTDENRPDDLCDLQGLNPDSSPPPTQLQTRPQNTPPTTTLLGNVPTYPGDLHETTTAPRHNPPDTTTLSAETTTQSVPRAARPPVPNTSQTTPPLHHTVDNPESTLQTAPLPPLNTPSTAPVTSQIFSQSPPATSQSPTHSPSQSLPTVNQNIRLSSSTSPHRTLQNVTETDPSESPPSLPHSVTHNAPQSPSGSAPHPVKAPPTPPLSPSHPDPFLLTTVTFTSSVSSHLYTPLCSSSASFFSSFDSLGPPICLPSMMSSTTHQLTTPPSALSPPPPELTPPPTQLLGSDDEEQEDPSDYCKGGYYPVKIGDLFNGRYHVVRKLGWGHFSTVWLCWDLQKKRFVALKVVKSAPHYTETALDEIKLLRCVRDSDPSDPHRETIVQLIDDFKISGVNGIHVCMVLEVLGHQLLKWIIKSNYMGLPLVCVKTIIRQVLQGLDYLHTKCKIIHTDIKPENILLDVDEVYIRRLAAEATVWQRAGAPPPSGSSVSTAPRDLQVGKLSKNKKKKLKRKAKRQQRLLEERLVDIQRMEEEDSVYQPEDTDSNCSLVVNGNTTCPTANSKASPESTCSWLEDRCNGHAPGRFSSPASGLSGFSSSVMSVTSESALSTQSGYSSGRDAFSAADFVLSPLDPQNADKLKVKIADLGNACWVHKTLHRGTFRPDSTELWRF from the exons ATGTTGATAG cagcGGTCGGTGCAGGAACCAGAAACTCCGCCTCCACCGGCAAGAAACACCGACGCAGAGGCAAAAAGCACCGGAGAGTCCGAACAGATGAGAACCG gcCTGATGACCTCTGCGACCTCCAGGGTCTGAATCCCGacagcagccccccccccacgcaGCTGCAGACACGCCCCCAGAATActccacccaccaccacacTGTTAGGAAACGTGCCAACTTATCCAGGAGATCTCCATGAAACCACCACAGCACCTCGACACAACCCTCCAGACACCACCACATTATCCGCTGAGACCACCACCCAGAGTGTCCCCCGAGCTGCCAGACCTCCCGTACCGAACACGTCCCAGACCACACCACCCCTCCATCATACTGTGGATAACCCTGAAAGTACCCTCCAAACTGCCCCGCTGCCCCCTTTAAACACCCCGTCGACAGCACCAGTGACTTCACAGATCTTCAGCCAGTCACCTCCTGCCACATCTCAAAGTCCCACCCACAGTCCCAGCCAATCACTGCCAACTGTAAACCAAAACATTCGCCTGAGTTCCTCCACATCGCCTCACAGGACTCTTCAGAATGTCACTGAGACAGATCCCTCTGAATCACCTCCCTCCTTACCCCACAGTGTTACCCACAATGCCCCTCAATCACCGTCTGGATCTGCGCCGCATCCTGTCAAAGCCCCTCCTACTCCTCCTTTAAGCCCCTCCCACCCGGACCCCTTCCTGCTGACCACAGTGACCTTCACCTCTAGTGTCTCTTCCCACCTCTACAcccccctctgctcctcctccgcctccttcttcagctccttcgaCTCTCTGGGTCCTCCCATTTGTCTGCCCTCTATGATGTCATCAACCACCCATCAACTGACCACACCCCCTTCGGCTCTGAGCCCACCCCCTCCAGAGTTAACCCCGCCCCCCACCCAGCTGCTGGGCTCAGATGATGAGGAGCAGGAAGACCCATCAGACTACTGCAAAG GTGGTTACTACCCGGTGAAGATCGGTGACTTGTTCAATGGGAGGTACCACGTGGTCAGAAAACTGGGTTGGGGACATTTCTCCACCGTCTGGCTCTGCTGGGACCTTCA GAAGAAGCGTTTTGTGGCCTTGAAGGTGGTAAAGAGCGCTCCACATTACACCGAGACGGCTCTGGATGAGATCAAACTTCTCCGATGT gtgaGGGACAGTGATCCGTCCGACCCCCACAGAGAGACCATCGTCCAACTGATCGATGACTTCAAGATCTCTGGAGTCAACGGAATAC ATGTCTGTATGGTTCTGGAGGTTTTGGGTCACCAGCTGTTAAAATGGATCATCAAGTCAAACTACATGGGACTTCCTCTGGTCTGTGTGAAGACCATCATCAGACAG gtgCTTCAGGGTCTCGACTACCTTCACACTAAGTGCAAGATCATCCACACTGACATCAAACCGGAGAACATCTTACTGGATGTTGATGAGGTTTACATCAGGAGGTTGGCGGCTGAAGCCACCGTCTGGCAGAGAGCCGGAGCACCGCCCCCATCAGGTTCATCAG ttaGCACGGCTCCCAGGGATCTCCAG gtgGGTAAACTGTctaagaacaagaagaagaagctgaagagaAAAGCGAAGCGTCAGCAgaggctgctggaggagagactgGTGGATATCCAG aggatggaggaggaggacagtgtGTACCAACCTGAAGACACAGACAGTAACT GCTCTCTGGTTGTCAATGGCAACACTACCTGTCCCACAGCCAACAGTAAAGCAAGTCCAGAGTCCACCTGCTCCTGGTTGGAGGACAGGTGCAATGGCCACGCCCCTGGGCGTTTCTCCAGTCCCGCTTCCGGCCTGTCGGGTTTCTCCAGCTCCGTGATGTCAGTGACGTCTGAGTCAGCACTTTCGACTCAGTCAGGATACTCGAGTGGACGAGatg CGTTCAGCGCGGCAGATTTCGTCCTGAGTCCTCTGGATCCTCAGAACGCagacaaactgaaagtgaaGATCGCTGATCTGGGAAATGCATGCTGGGTG CACAAAACACTTCACAGAGGAACATTCAGACCCGACAGTACAGAGCTCTGGAGGTTCTGA
- the grm6a gene encoding glutamate receptor, metabotropic 6a produces the protein MEAMLYALDQINSDPDLLPNITLGARILDTCSRDTYALEQSLTFVQALIQKDTSDIRCSNGEPPIIRKPERVVGVIGASASSVSIMVANILRLFEIPQVSYASTAPELSDNNRYDFFSRVVPPDSYQAQAMLDIVKALGWNYVSTLASEGNYGESGVDAFMQISREAGGVCIAQSVKIPREPTAGEFDKIIRRLMETSNARGVIIFANEDDIKRVLEAAKRANLTGHFLFVGSDSWGAKSSPITELEDVAEGAVTILQKRASIDGFDQYFMSRSLENNRRNIWFAEFWEDDFRCKLTRPGIKLDPDKKKCTGEERIGRDSSYEQEGKVQFVIDAVYAVAHALHNMHQSLCPGSSGVCSNMDPVEGRSLLNYIRAVNFNGSAGTTVLFNENGDAPGRYDIFQFQMTNHSHPGYHVIGQWTNNLRLNLEEMQWSGGDKKVPDSICSFPCKPGERKKMVKGVPCCWHCELCDGYQYQLDEFTCETCPSDMRPAPNRTACRPTPIIKLEWNSPWALVPASLAMLGILATSAVVITFIRFNDTPIVRASGRELSYVLLTGIFLIYLITFLMIAEPGVVVCAFRRLLLGLGMAITYSAMLTKTNRIYRIFEQGKRSVTPPKFISPTSQLIITFILISVQVLGVFVWFVVIPPHTIIDYEELRPPNPDLARGILKCDMSDLSIICCLSYSIVLMVTCTVYAVKSRGVPETFNEAKPIGFTMYTTCIVWLAFVPIFFGTAQSTEKMFIQTATLTVSMSLSASVSLGMLYMPKVYVIIFHPEQNVQKRKRSFKGVVQAARLSQKSLSEKQNGETKIEPDRTQ, from the exons ATGGAGGCCATGTTGTACGCTCTGGACCAGATCAACAGTGACCCCGATTTGCTGCCCAACATCACACTCGGGGCGCGGATCCTGGACACCTGCTCCAGAGACACCTACGCCCTGGAGCAGTCTCTCACCTTTGTCCAGGCACTGATCCAGAAAGACACGTCTGACATTCGTTGCTCCAACGGAGAGCCGCCCATCATCCGCAAACCAGAGAGGGTGGTGGGAGTGATCGGAGCGTCGGCCAGCTCCGTGTCCATCATGGTGGCCAACATCCTGCGCCTGTTCGAG ATCCCTCAGGTGAGTTATGCGTCCACGGCCCCGGAGCTCAGCGATAATAACCGCTATGACTTCTTCTCTCGGGTGGTCCCTCCGGACTCGTACCAGGCTCAGGCCATGTTGGACATTGTCAAAGCTCTGGGCTGGAACTACGTCTCCACGTTGGCCTCCGAGGGAAACTACGGAGAGAGCGGGGTGGACGCCTTCATGCAGATCTCGAGAGAGGCCG gtgGGGTGTGTATTGCTCAGTCGGTGAAGATTCCTCGCGAGCCGACGGCCGGAGAGTTCGATAAGATCATCAGACGCCTGATGGAGACGAGTAACGCCAGAGGAGTGATCATCTTCGCCAACGAGGACGACATCAA GCGTGTCCTCGAGGCAGCCAAGCGTGCTAACCTGACgggtcacttcctgtttgtgggGTCAGACAGCTGGGGCGCAAAAAGTTCACCAATCACAGAACTAGAAGATGTTGCTGAAGGCGCCGTCACCATCCTGCAGAAACGGGCTTCAATAGACG GCTTCGATCAGTACTTCATGTCTCGTTCTCTGGAGAACAACCGCAGGAACATCTGGTTCGCTGAGTTCTGGGAGGACGACTTCAGGTGTAAACTGACTCGACCTGGAATCAAACTGGACCCCGACAAGAAGAAATGTACAG GTGAGGAGAGGATCGGTCGAGACTCGTCTTACGAGCAGGAGGGGAAAGTGCAGTTTGTGATCGATGCGGTCTACGCTGTCGCTCACGCTCTGCACAACATGCACCAGAGTCTGTGTCCGGGGAGCTCCGGAGTCTGCAGCAACATGGACCCTGTGGAGGGACGGTCACTGCTCAACTACATCAGAGCTGTCAACTTCAACG GAAGTGCAGGTACCACTGTTTTGTTCAATGAGAATGGAGATGCTCCCGGTCGCTACGACATCTTCCAGTTTCAGATGACCAATCACAGTCACCCTGGATACCATGTCATTGGCCAGTGGACCAATAACCTGAGACTCAAC TTGGAGGAGATGCAGTGGTCTGGAGGAGATAAAAAAGTTCCAGATTCCATCTGTAGTTTTCCGTGTAAaccaggagagaggaagaagatggtGAAGGGCGTCCCCTGCTGCTGGCACTGTGAG CTCTGTGATGGGTATCAGTACCAGCTGGATGAGTTTACCTGTGAGACCTGTCCGTCAGACATGCGTCCTGCCCCCAACAGGACTGCCTGTCGCCCGACCCCGATCATCAAACTGGAGTGGAACTCCCCCTGGGCTCTGGTTCCCGCCTCTCTTGCCATGCTCGGTATCCTAGCAACCAGCGCAGTGGTGATCACCTTCATCCGATTCAATGACACACCCATCGTCAGGGCGTCAGGCCGGGAGCTCAGCTACGTGCTGCTGACAG GTATCTTCCTGATCTACCTGATCACCTTCCTGATGATAGCAGAGCCAGGTGTGGTGGTTTGTGCGTTTCGGCGCCTCCTGCTGGGCCTCGGCATGGCCATCACCTACTCCGCCATGTTGACTAAAACCAACCGCATCTACCGCATCTTTGAACAGGGCAAGAGGTCGGTGACCCCGCCCAAATTCATCAGCCCCACCTCCCAGCTTATCATCACCTTCATCCTCATCTCTGTCCAG gtccTCGGGGTGTTTGTGTGGTTCGTCGTCATCCCCCCTCACACCATCATCGACTATGAGGAGCTCCGCCCCCCGAACCCTGACCTGGCTCGAGGCATCCTGAAGTGTGACATGTCCGACCTGTCAATAATCTGCTGCCTCAGCTACAGCATCGTGCTCATG GTGACGTGTACGGTGTATGCAGTGAAGAGTCGCGGTGTCCCGGAGACATTTAATGAAGCAAAGCCGATCGGTTTCACCATGTACACCACCTGTATCGTCTGGCTCGCCTTTGTACCGATCTTCTTTGGTACTGCCCAGTCCACCGAGAAG atgTTTATCCAGACGGCCACTCTGACCGTGTCCATGTCTCTCAGCGCGTCAGTCTCTCTCGGGATGCTCTACATGCCGAAGGTTTACGTTATCATTTTCCATCCTGAGCAGAACGtccagaagaggaagaggagcttcAAG GGTGTTGTCCAAGCTGCCAGACTGTCTCAGAAATCATTAAGTGAGAAACAGAACGGAGAAACAAAGATTGAACCTGACAGAACACAGTAA
- the tsr2 gene encoding pre-rRNA-processing protein TSR2 homolog codes for MAASASSRELFTEGVRAVLHTWPVLQIAVDNGFGGVYGQQKADWMVDVVQKYFHDNADLQQYEVEDFIAELMDQEFDTVVDDGSLPQVSVSLLQVFSQWQQGALQQLQHTINTLTQKKSQRAKVTAPPTQSDEESDDETQVMDYESSSPSVSRTDPPHPPQDEDGWTVVRKKK; via the exons ATGGCGGCCTCCGCGTCTTCACGTGAGCTGTTCACAGAGGGAGTGAGAGCGGTTCTTCACACCTGGCCCGTTCTACAG ATCGCGGTGGATAACGGGTTCGGGGGCGTGTACGGGCAGCAGAAAGCTGATTGGATGGTGGATGTTGTTCAGAAGTATTTCCATGACAACG ctgacctgcagcagtATGAGGTCGAGGATTTCATTGCTGAACTGATGGATCAGGAGTTTGACACAGTGGTGGATGATGGGAGTTTAcctcag gtgtctgtcagtctgctgcAGGTGTTCAGCCAGTggcagcagggggcgctgcagcagctccaacaCACCATCAACACtctgacacagaagaagagtCAGCGGGCAAAGGTCACGGCTCCGCCCACACAGTCCGATGAAGAGAGCGACGATGAAACACAG GTGATGGACTACGAATCGTCCAGTCCATCGGTCAGCAGGACggatcctcctcatcctcctcaggATGAAGACGGATGGACGGtggtgaggaagaagaagtga
- the LOC121187321 gene encoding SRSF protein kinase 3-like isoform X2, whose amino-acid sequence MLIAVGAGTRNSASTGKKHRRRGKKHRRVRTDENRPDDLCDLQGLNPDSSPPPTQLQTRPQNTPPTTTLLGNVPTYPGDLHETTTAPRHNPPDTTTLSAETTTQSVPRAARPPVPNTSQTTPPLHHTVDNPESTLQTAPLPPLNTPSTAPVTSQIFSQSPPATSQSPTHSPSQSLPTVNQNIRLSSSTSPHRTLQNVTETDPSESPPSLPHSVTHNAPQSPSGSAPHPVKAPPTPPLSPSHPDPFLLTTVTFTSSVSSHLYTPLCSSSASFFSSFDSLGPPICLPSMMSSTTHQLTTPPSALSPPPPELTPPPTQLLGSDDEEQEDPSDYCKGGYYPVKIGDLFNGRYHVVRKLGWGHFSTVWLCWDLQKKRFVALKVVKSAPHYTETALDEIKLLRCVRDSDPSDPHRETIVQLIDDFKISGVNGIHVCMVLEVLGHQLLKWIIKSNYMGLPLVCVKTIIRQVLQGLDYLHTKCKIIHTDIKPENILLDVDEVYIRRLAAEATVWQRAGAPPPSGSSVSTAPRDLQVGKLSKNKKKKLKRKAKRQQRLLEERLVDIQRMEEEDSVYQPEDTDSNCSLVVNGNTTCPTANSKASPESTCSWLEDRCNGHAPGRFSSPASGLSGFSSSVMSVTSESALSTQSGYSSGRDAFSAADFVLSPLDPQNADKLKVKIADLGNACWVHKTLHRGTFRPDSTELWRF is encoded by the exons ATGTTGATAG cGGTCGGTGCAGGAACCAGAAACTCCGCCTCCACCGGCAAGAAACACCGACGCAGAGGCAAAAAGCACCGGAGAGTCCGAACAGATGAGAACCG gcCTGATGACCTCTGCGACCTCCAGGGTCTGAATCCCGacagcagccccccccccacgcaGCTGCAGACACGCCCCCAGAATActccacccaccaccacacTGTTAGGAAACGTGCCAACTTATCCAGGAGATCTCCATGAAACCACCACAGCACCTCGACACAACCCTCCAGACACCACCACATTATCCGCTGAGACCACCACCCAGAGTGTCCCCCGAGCTGCCAGACCTCCCGTACCGAACACGTCCCAGACCACACCACCCCTCCATCATACTGTGGATAACCCTGAAAGTACCCTCCAAACTGCCCCGCTGCCCCCTTTAAACACCCCGTCGACAGCACCAGTGACTTCACAGATCTTCAGCCAGTCACCTCCTGCCACATCTCAAAGTCCCACCCACAGTCCCAGCCAATCACTGCCAACTGTAAACCAAAACATTCGCCTGAGTTCCTCCACATCGCCTCACAGGACTCTTCAGAATGTCACTGAGACAGATCCCTCTGAATCACCTCCCTCCTTACCCCACAGTGTTACCCACAATGCCCCTCAATCACCGTCTGGATCTGCGCCGCATCCTGTCAAAGCCCCTCCTACTCCTCCTTTAAGCCCCTCCCACCCGGACCCCTTCCTGCTGACCACAGTGACCTTCACCTCTAGTGTCTCTTCCCACCTCTACAcccccctctgctcctcctccgcctccttcttcagctccttcgaCTCTCTGGGTCCTCCCATTTGTCTGCCCTCTATGATGTCATCAACCACCCATCAACTGACCACACCCCCTTCGGCTCTGAGCCCACCCCCTCCAGAGTTAACCCCGCCCCCCACCCAGCTGCTGGGCTCAGATGATGAGGAGCAGGAAGACCCATCAGACTACTGCAAAG GTGGTTACTACCCGGTGAAGATCGGTGACTTGTTCAATGGGAGGTACCACGTGGTCAGAAAACTGGGTTGGGGACATTTCTCCACCGTCTGGCTCTGCTGGGACCTTCA GAAGAAGCGTTTTGTGGCCTTGAAGGTGGTAAAGAGCGCTCCACATTACACCGAGACGGCTCTGGATGAGATCAAACTTCTCCGATGT gtgaGGGACAGTGATCCGTCCGACCCCCACAGAGAGACCATCGTCCAACTGATCGATGACTTCAAGATCTCTGGAGTCAACGGAATAC ATGTCTGTATGGTTCTGGAGGTTTTGGGTCACCAGCTGTTAAAATGGATCATCAAGTCAAACTACATGGGACTTCCTCTGGTCTGTGTGAAGACCATCATCAGACAG gtgCTTCAGGGTCTCGACTACCTTCACACTAAGTGCAAGATCATCCACACTGACATCAAACCGGAGAACATCTTACTGGATGTTGATGAGGTTTACATCAGGAGGTTGGCGGCTGAAGCCACCGTCTGGCAGAGAGCCGGAGCACCGCCCCCATCAGGTTCATCAG ttaGCACGGCTCCCAGGGATCTCCAG gtgGGTAAACTGTctaagaacaagaagaagaagctgaagagaAAAGCGAAGCGTCAGCAgaggctgctggaggagagactgGTGGATATCCAG aggatggaggaggaggacagtgtGTACCAACCTGAAGACACAGACAGTAACT GCTCTCTGGTTGTCAATGGCAACACTACCTGTCCCACAGCCAACAGTAAAGCAAGTCCAGAGTCCACCTGCTCCTGGTTGGAGGACAGGTGCAATGGCCACGCCCCTGGGCGTTTCTCCAGTCCCGCTTCCGGCCTGTCGGGTTTCTCCAGCTCCGTGATGTCAGTGACGTCTGAGTCAGCACTTTCGACTCAGTCAGGATACTCGAGTGGACGAGatg CGTTCAGCGCGGCAGATTTCGTCCTGAGTCCTCTGGATCCTCAGAACGCagacaaactgaaagtgaaGATCGCTGATCTGGGAAATGCATGCTGGGTG CACAAAACACTTCACAGAGGAACATTCAGACCCGACAGTACAGAGCTCTGGAGGTTCTGA